In Ictidomys tridecemlineatus isolate mIctTri1 chromosome 16, mIctTri1.hap1, whole genome shotgun sequence, a single genomic region encodes these proteins:
- the Cav3 gene encoding caveolin-3, translated as MMTEEHTDLEAQIIKDIHCKEIDLVNRDPKNINEDIVKVDFEDVIAEPVGTYSFDGVWKVSYTTFTVSKYWCYRLLSTLLGVPLALLWGFLFACISFCHIWAVVPCIKSYLIEIQCISHIYSLCIRTFCNPVFAALGQICSNIKVVLRKEI; from the exons ATGATGACCGAAGAGCACACGGATCTCGAAGCCCAGATCATCAAGGACATCCACTGCAAGGAGATCGACCTTGTGAACCGAGACCCCAAAAACATTAATGAGGACATAGTCAAG GTGGATTTTGAAGATGTGATTGCAGAACCCGTGGGCACCTACAGCTTCGATGGCGTGTGGAAGGTGAGCTACACCACCTTCACTGTCTCTAAGTACTGGTGTTACCGCCTGCTGTCCACGCTGCTCGGCGTCCCACTGGCCCTGCTCTGGGGCTTCCTGTTCGCCTGCATCTCCTTCTGCCACATCTGGGCGGTGGTGCCATGCATTAAGAGCTACCTGATTGAGATCCAGTGCATCAGCCACATCTACTCTCTCTGTATtcgtaccttctgcaacccagtcttcgcTGCCCTGGGTCAGATCTGCAGCAACATCAAGGTGGTGCTGCGGAAGGAAATCTAA